Proteins from one Bacillota bacterium genomic window:
- the eda gene encoding bifunctional 4-hydroxy-2-oxoglutarate aldolase/2-dehydro-3-deoxy-phosphogluconate aldolase has translation MSERVAAAGIIAVLRRIPEECLPSVIEALALGGVRMCEITWDDDRAPRLLEKALEISSADFLWGMGTVTAVKQARRAVETGACFIVSPVFVPEVVHACLDMGVTSIPGAFSPSEVHAAWKTGGDLIKVFPACVLGPRYFHELQGPMPGIPLVAVGGVDVSNAAAFLQAGARAVAAGGKLIPQDAVRQGQWERITDTARRFVAAVREGKALACSGEG, from the coding sequence GTGAGCGAACGTGTAGCGGCAGCCGGAATCATAGCCGTGTTGCGCCGAATCCCTGAGGAGTGCTTGCCTTCGGTCATCGAGGCCTTGGCCCTGGGGGGAGTGCGCATGTGCGAGATAACATGGGACGACGATCGGGCTCCCCGCCTGCTGGAGAAGGCGCTGGAGATCTCAAGCGCGGACTTTCTCTGGGGGATGGGAACCGTGACTGCGGTCAAACAGGCTCGCCGCGCCGTGGAGACTGGCGCGTGCTTCATCGTTTCGCCTGTCTTCGTCCCGGAAGTGGTTCATGCCTGCCTGGACATGGGCGTTACGTCCATTCCCGGTGCCTTTTCGCCCAGCGAGGTTCATGCTGCCTGGAAAACTGGCGGGGATTTGATCAAGGTTTTCCCTGCTTGCGTGCTGGGCCCCCGTTATTTCCACGAACTGCAGGGGCCCATGCCCGGTATCCCTTTGGTTGCCGTGGGGGGCGTAGATGTTTCGAATGCGGCAGCGTTCTTGCAAGCTGGCGCCCGGGCTGTGGCAGCCGGGGGCAAGCTTATCCCCCAAGATGCGGTTCGGCAGGGGCAATGGGAACGCATCACGGATACTGCAAGGCGGTTCGTCGCCGCCGTCCGGGAGGGAAAGGCTCTTGCTTGCAGTGGTGAGGGATAA
- a CDS encoding ATP-binding protein yields the protein MLDQQTVARLREMRLDGMAEAFLAQAQEPDVQGLSFEERFGLLVDREWSSRQDRRLARLLKAAKLRLPACMEDIDYQVPRGLDRAVMRSLATGNWIRAHQGVIIVGPTDPTT from the coding sequence ATGCTTGACCAGCAGACGGTTGCCAGGCTGCGGGAGATGCGGCTTGACGGGATGGCGGAGGCCTTCCTGGCCCAGGCACAGGAACCCGACGTGCAGGGTCTTTCCTTCGAGGAGCGCTTCGGCCTGCTGGTGGATCGCGAATGGAGTTCCAGGCAGGACCGGCGCCTGGCCAGGTTGCTGAAGGCGGCCAAGCTGAGGCTGCCCGCGTGCATGGAGGACATCGACTACCAGGTGCCCCGCGGCCTTGACCGCGCGGTCATGCGGAGCCTGGCCACGGGCAATTGGATCCGGGCTCACCAGGGGGTCATAATCGTGGGCCCAACCGATCCCACGACATGA
- a CDS encoding type II toxin-antitoxin system HicB family antitoxin gives MKARFKVLLEWNEEGGGYTVTVPALPGCLSEGDTVEEALGNIREAIEGYLEALRKQGRAVPSEDVRLLIGEVEVAV, from the coding sequence TTGAAGGCGAGGTTCAAGGTTCTGCTGGAATGGAACGAGGAAGGCGGAGGTTACACGGTAACGGTGCCAGCGTTGCCGGGGTGCTTGTCCGAGGGGGATACGGTTGAGGAAGCCCTTGGCAATATCCGGGAGGCGATTGAGGGGTATCTTGAAGCACTCAGGAAGCAGGGCAGAGCGGTACCTTCAGAAGACGTACGTCTCCTGATAGGCGAGGTGGAGGTTGCGGTATGA
- a CDS encoding type II toxin-antitoxin system HicA family toxin — protein sequence MTRLPRVSGKDVVRALQRGGFRLVHVRGSHHYLEPPGGGLLVTVPVHGSRVLKPKTMKSILDQAGLTADELARLL from the coding sequence ATGACGAGGCTGCCCCGCGTCTCCGGCAAGGACGTGGTGCGAGCGTTACAGCGGGGCGGGTTCAGACTGGTGCACGTTCGTGGCAGTCACCACTACCTTGAGCCTCCAGGCGGAGGTTTGCTGGTTACTGTGCCAGTCCACGGTAGTCGGGTGCTGAAGCCCAAGACCATGAAGAGCATTTTGGATCAAGCCGGGCTGACGGCAGACGAACTGGCGAGGCTGCTTTGA
- the rimP gene encoding ribosome maturation factor RimP yields MKRGELEAEVAGMARQVAAPMGLSVVDVEFSPRGRRSLLRVILDRPGGILLDECARVSEELSHMLDAADLIPGTYVLEVSSPGLDRVLRRDEEFAIFRGRRVAVHTYAPVQGQKRLEGTLLGLEEDGVHLEMDGQEVLVPRQQVARVHLVAEI; encoded by the coding sequence GTGAAGCGAGGGGAGCTGGAGGCTGAGGTGGCAGGCATGGCCCGCCAGGTCGCGGCCCCCATGGGGCTGTCCGTGGTGGATGTGGAGTTTTCCCCGCGGGGGAGACGGTCGCTGCTGCGGGTGATCCTGGATAGGCCCGGGGGTATCCTGCTCGACGAGTGCGCGCGGGTGAGCGAGGAGCTGAGCCACATGCTGGACGCGGCCGACCTCATCCCGGGGACCTACGTCCTCGAGGTGTCTTCGCCCGGGCTGGACCGGGTGCTGCGCCGGGATGAGGAGTTCGCCATCTTCCGGGGGCGCCGGGTGGCCGTGCACACCTACGCACCGGTGCAGGGGCAGAAGCGCCTGGAAGGCACGCTCCTGGGCCTGGAGGAAGACGGGGTTCATCTGGAAATGGACGGACAGGAGGTGCTGGTCCCCCGCCAGCAGGTAGCCAGGGTGCACCTGGTGGCAGAGATCTGA
- a CDS encoding FAD-binding oxidoreductase — translation METADVVIVGGGIMGWCTAYNLLVGGLRGRVVVMERDHLRRHASTCLALGGFRQQFGTEINIRIVRHSVSFYESFAELMETPDGRPDICLRQRGYLFLASEKTWPAFLRRHELQARLGVEATLLTPQQAKELVPELDLEGVVGAAFCPRDGYLDPYAVLQGFEAKARHLGAECIYEEAVAIERDAAGAKSVRTTVRTIATRTVVNAAGAWAGELARLAGVELPVRPWRRQVYVCRVPAAAGREFPMVVDMTGVHFRSETGGLIVVGGATSSDTVTFDATWDRSAFVDEIWPALATRVPCFDTLRLENGWAGLYDENPIDHNAIIGCHPELPGLYLINGFSGHGLMQGPAAGRGLAELIIWGEYRTVDLSELSPARFTTGRLIVEEAVI, via the coding sequence GTGGAAACTGCGGACGTCGTAATCGTGGGCGGCGGCATCATGGGCTGGTGCACCGCCTACAACCTGCTGGTGGGCGGATTACGGGGCCGCGTGGTGGTCATGGAGCGGGACCACCTGCGCCGCCACGCCTCTACCTGCCTGGCGTTAGGGGGTTTTCGCCAGCAATTCGGTACCGAAATCAACATCCGCATCGTCCGCCACTCGGTCTCGTTCTACGAGAGCTTCGCTGAACTCATGGAGACGCCCGACGGCCGGCCGGACATCTGCCTCCGCCAGAGGGGATATCTTTTCCTCGCGAGCGAAAAGACCTGGCCGGCATTCCTGCGGCGTCACGAACTGCAGGCCCGCCTCGGCGTAGAGGCCACGCTGCTCACTCCCCAACAGGCAAAGGAACTGGTGCCCGAACTGGACCTCGAAGGAGTGGTGGGGGCCGCATTCTGCCCGCGAGACGGATACCTGGACCCCTACGCCGTCCTCCAGGGGTTCGAGGCAAAAGCACGGCACCTCGGCGCGGAGTGCATATATGAGGAAGCGGTCGCCATCGAGCGGGATGCGGCAGGCGCAAAGTCAGTGCGGACGACGGTGCGCACCATTGCCACCCGCACCGTGGTAAATGCAGCAGGTGCTTGGGCGGGAGAACTGGCTCGCCTGGCGGGGGTGGAGCTGCCTGTCCGGCCGTGGCGCCGCCAGGTGTACGTTTGTCGAGTGCCGGCCGCCGCCGGGCGTGAGTTCCCCATGGTGGTGGACATGACAGGCGTGCACTTCCGCAGCGAGACGGGAGGGCTCATCGTCGTCGGAGGCGCCACTTCGAGCGACACCGTGACTTTCGACGCGACATGGGATCGCTCCGCATTCGTGGACGAGATATGGCCCGCCCTGGCCACGAGGGTGCCGTGCTTCGATACGCTCCGCCTGGAAAACGGATGGGCCGGCCTTTACGACGAAAACCCCATCGACCACAACGCCATCATCGGCTGCCATCCGGAGCTACCCGGGCTTTACTTGATAAACGGGTTCTCCGGCCACGGATTGATGCAGGGACCGGCGGCCGGCAGGGGTCTCGCCGAACTAATCATATGGGGTGAATACCGCACGGTCGACCTTTCCGAACTGAGCCCGGCCAGGTTCACCACCGGGAGACTGATCGTGGAAGAAGCGGTCATATAA
- a CDS encoding SDR family oxidoreductase, with amino-acid sequence MVVVTGATGHIGNTLVRALLARGEEVRCLVLPGEDLRSLEGLDVELSEGDVRHREVLDRVFRGARVVYHLASVIALLPRYARVLYEVNVRGTCNVVQACLACGVERLVYTSSIHALAEPPEGVTIDESAPPDPDRIPSHYGKSKALATREVLEGIKRGLDAVVVSPTGVIGPYDFRPSDMGRLILDFMRRRLWAYVEGAYDFVDVRDVAEGHLAACAQGGRGENYILSGERITVRQMMEWLAEITGVPAPRLCLPTWGARVVADVSSLWAAVIGGGLRITRESLYVLSSNSHVSHAKATRELGYRPRPLRESLADTVDWFREAGRA; translated from the coding sequence GTGGTTGTGGTCACGGGTGCCACGGGTCACATCGGCAACACGCTGGTGCGGGCTTTGCTGGCCAGGGGGGAGGAGGTGCGGTGTCTGGTCCTGCCCGGTGAGGACCTGCGCTCCCTGGAGGGATTGGACGTGGAGTTGAGCGAGGGGGATGTGCGGCACCGGGAGGTGTTGGACCGTGTTTTCCGCGGGGCCCGGGTCGTGTACCACCTGGCCTCGGTCATTGCCCTTCTGCCCCGATACGCCCGTGTCCTGTATGAGGTCAACGTGCGGGGCACGTGCAACGTCGTGCAAGCATGTCTGGCGTGCGGAGTGGAGCGGCTGGTCTACACCAGCTCCATACATGCCCTGGCGGAACCGCCCGAGGGGGTGACCATCGACGAGAGCGCGCCGCCTGATCCGGACCGGATACCTTCGCATTACGGGAAGTCGAAGGCCCTGGCCACACGGGAAGTCCTGGAGGGGATCAAGAGGGGCCTGGATGCCGTGGTGGTGAGTCCCACGGGTGTCATCGGGCCGTACGATTTCCGGCCTTCGGATATGGGCCGGCTGATCCTCGACTTCATGAGACGGCGACTGTGGGCGTACGTGGAGGGTGCCTATGACTTCGTAGACGTACGGGACGTGGCCGAGGGCCACCTGGCAGCCTGCGCGCAGGGGGGCCGGGGAGAGAACTACATCCTCTCGGGGGAGCGCATCACGGTGCGGCAGATGATGGAGTGGCTGGCGGAGATAACGGGGGTACCGGCGCCGCGGCTGTGTCTTCCAACCTGGGGCGCCCGAGTGGTGGCGGACGTTTCTTCCCTGTGGGCGGCGGTGATAGGAGGAGGGCTGCGGATCACCCGGGAGTCGCTCTACGTGTTGAGCAGTAACTCTCACGTCTCGCACGCCAAGGCCACGCGGGAGTTGGGGTACCGCCCGCGTCCGCTCCGGGAGAGCCTGGCTGACACGGTGGACTGGTTTCGCGAGGCAGGACGGGCGTAG